The following are encoded in a window of Halorarum salinum genomic DNA:
- a CDS encoding ABC transporter substrate-binding protein, which produces MAQESIDRRSFLKATGGAAAGMAVTTGSAGCLGMGGDGGGGDLVYARGDHPTNYDPQQTTSGEVAKVTNQIYDQLIKFGAGSGGALVEGLATDWSLDGQTATLTLREGVTFHNGAELTASDVRATVRRFTDSEYDYYLGDSNRSGYGAFTFGDWVESVDDSGDLEVTFELTQQFAPFLRNLAMFAAAILSQQQIEDLGASPDEQTALGEEPQGTGAFTFDTLDNENQRVKLAANDDFWGEGPQVDAVIFKTIQQNSTRVQDVINGDSHITDNLDSQSSTQVEDADSASLASKNGINVGYMAFNMDRKEEFRDRQVRQAISYAVDTESIVSDIYEGFAEQADQPLPPDVLGYNEELDPYAHDPEQAQSLLEEAGASDLSFELATFSNPRGYNPSPVETANQVRSDLEEVGVTVEINQFSTFSSYLEYTDAGNHDACFLGWYTDNADPDNFLYVLLDPKVEMDQVPDGQDWVGFDTDGYSPLNAAAWANTEFMETVREAQSSYEEGSREELYKEANAIAHEEAPWVFIDYAETLRAVNEAVVGDSYTVSSVGGPHLNTVELQ; this is translated from the coding sequence ATGGCACAGGAGTCCATCGACAGGCGAAGTTTCCTCAAGGCGACCGGCGGCGCGGCCGCCGGGATGGCCGTCACCACCGGCAGTGCGGGCTGTCTCGGAATGGGCGGCGACGGCGGCGGCGGCGATCTGGTGTACGCCCGCGGCGACCACCCGACCAACTACGACCCCCAGCAGACCACGAGCGGGGAGGTCGCGAAGGTCACGAACCAGATCTACGACCAGCTCATCAAGTTCGGCGCCGGTAGCGGCGGCGCGCTGGTCGAGGGGCTCGCGACCGACTGGTCGCTCGACGGACAGACGGCGACCCTGACGCTCCGCGAGGGCGTCACGTTCCACAACGGCGCGGAGCTCACCGCGTCCGACGTGCGCGCCACGGTGCGCCGCTTCACCGACTCCGAGTACGACTACTACCTCGGCGACTCGAACCGGTCGGGCTACGGGGCGTTCACGTTCGGCGACTGGGTCGAGAGCGTCGACGACTCCGGCGACCTCGAGGTCACCTTCGAACTGACCCAGCAGTTCGCGCCGTTCCTCCGCAACCTGGCGATGTTCGCGGCCGCGATCCTCTCCCAGCAGCAGATCGAGGACCTGGGCGCCTCCCCTGACGAGCAGACCGCCCTCGGCGAGGAGCCGCAGGGGACCGGAGCGTTCACCTTCGACACGCTCGACAACGAGAACCAGCGCGTCAAGCTCGCCGCCAACGACGACTTCTGGGGCGAGGGTCCCCAGGTGGACGCGGTCATCTTCAAGACCATCCAGCAGAACTCCACCCGGGTCCAGGACGTCATCAACGGCGACTCCCACATCACCGACAACCTCGACTCCCAGTCGTCCACGCAGGTCGAGGACGCCGACTCGGCGTCCCTGGCGTCGAAGAACGGCATCAACGTCGGCTACATGGCGTTCAACATGGACCGGAAGGAGGAGTTCCGGGACAGGCAGGTTCGCCAGGCCATCAGCTACGCCGTCGACACCGAGAGCATCGTGAGCGACATCTACGAGGGCTTCGCCGAGCAGGCCGACCAGCCGCTCCCGCCGGACGTGCTCGGGTACAACGAGGAGCTCGACCCGTACGCGCACGACCCCGAGCAGGCCCAGTCGCTGCTCGAGGAGGCCGGCGCGTCCGACCTTTCGTTCGAACTCGCCACGTTCTCGAACCCCCGCGGCTACAACCCCAGCCCCGTCGAGACGGCGAACCAGGTCCGTTCGGACCTCGAGGAGGTCGGCGTCACCGTCGAGATCAACCAGTTCTCGACGTTCTCGTCGTACCTCGAGTACACCGACGCCGGGAACCACGACGCCTGCTTCCTCGGCTGGTACACCGACAACGCCGACCCGGACAACTTCCTGTACGTCCTGCTCGACCCGAAGGTCGAGATGGACCAGGTGCCCGACGGCCAGGACTGGGTCGGCTTCGACACCGACGGCTACAGTCCCCTCAACGCCGCCGCGTGGGCCAACACGGAGTTCATGGAGACGGTCCGCGAGGCCCAGTCCTCCTACGAGGAGGGCAGCCGCGAGGAACTGTACAAGGAGGCGAACGCCATCGCCCACGAGGAGGCCCCGTGGGTGTTCATCGACTACGCGGAGACCCTGCGCGCGGTCAACGAGGCCGTCGTGGGCGACAGCTACACGGTGAGCTCCGTGGGCGGTCCCCACCTCAACACCGTCGAACTGCAGTAG
- a CDS encoding ABC transporter permease translates to MVSKRFVLKRLLLLVPVLFGVATFVFAILQLAPGDPARVIVGQRASAQQVAQVRTELGLNDPVWVQYGRFLVEAAQFQFGDSYQIAKGTPVRSVLADRLPVTVELALYGQAIGILLGIPLGVLSAVKQDSLTDHATRVGALTGLSVPIYWSGPLLILLFATYLGVFPTSGRISSTTFLPDHWTLFGMELPLTGMVTVDTLLLGDLGAWFSAVHHLFLPAVTIGVYSMALISRMMRSSMLEVVRQDYMRTARAKGQGAKITVMKHGFRNALIPVVTVIGIQFGSLLGGAVLTETVFGIGGIGTMLVDAIGASDYPLVQGAVLTFALLFTLVNLGVDVTYSYLDPRIQQ, encoded by the coding sequence ATGGTATCGAAGCGCTTCGTCCTGAAGCGGCTGTTGTTGCTCGTTCCCGTGCTGTTCGGGGTGGCGACGTTCGTGTTCGCCATCCTGCAACTGGCGCCGGGCGACCCCGCGAGAGTCATCGTCGGACAGCGCGCCTCCGCCCAACAGGTCGCGCAGGTCCGCACGGAACTCGGGCTGAACGACCCCGTCTGGGTCCAGTACGGTCGGTTCCTCGTCGAGGCGGCCCAGTTCCAGTTCGGCGACTCCTACCAGATCGCGAAGGGCACGCCCGTCCGCTCCGTGCTCGCGGACCGCCTGCCGGTCACCGTCGAACTCGCGCTGTACGGCCAGGCCATCGGCATCCTGCTCGGCATTCCGCTCGGAGTGCTCTCGGCGGTGAAACAGGACTCGCTCACCGACCACGCTACCCGCGTCGGCGCGCTCACCGGCCTCTCGGTCCCCATCTACTGGTCCGGCCCGCTGCTCATCCTGCTGTTCGCGACGTACCTGGGCGTGTTCCCCACGAGCGGCCGCATCAGTTCGACGACGTTCCTCCCGGACCACTGGACCCTCTTCGGGATGGAACTCCCGCTGACCGGGATGGTCACCGTGGACACGCTCCTGCTCGGCGACCTCGGCGCCTGGTTCTCGGCGGTCCACCACCTGTTCCTGCCGGCGGTCACCATCGGGGTGTACTCGATGGCGCTCATCTCGCGGATGATGCGCTCCTCGATGCTCGAGGTCGTCCGCCAGGACTACATGCGGACCGCCCGCGCGAAGGGCCAGGGCGCGAAGATCACCGTGATGAAACACGGCTTCCGCAACGCGCTCATCCCGGTCGTCACCGTCATCGGCATCCAGTTCGGCTCGCTGCTCGGCGGCGCCGTACTCACCGAGACGGTGTTCGGCATCGGCGGCATCGGCACGATGCTCGTCGACGCCATCGGCGCCTCCGACTACCCGCTCGTGCAGGGCGCCGTGCTCACGTTCGCGCTGCTGTTCACGCTCGTGAACCTCGGCGTCGACGTCACGTACAGCTACCTCGACCCAAGAATCCAGCAGTAA
- a CDS encoding ABC transporter permease gives MATESADTTERASRRGLLDRLRASPFLSQLLANRLALVGIGIILGMVLVAVYARVFYDVGALANSRLGGTVPSRAPPSWAGGTAQTGLFGTDAAARDIFRRTMYGSWLALKFGTVTVAASTTLGVSLGILAAYYGDVADNVIMRTMDVLLAFPSLLLALALVAIFGAGLWKVTIALTLVYTPRFARVVRGAALKVLEDEYIDATVALGAKDPRVLVRHVLPNSLAPITVQSTLNFGLAIIDIAALSFLGFGAQAGAPSWGLMLARGVENGLLTGKWWMSFFPGLFLALTVLGFNLLGDGMRDALDPRMRDTVD, from the coding sequence ATGGCAACCGAATCAGCCGACACGACCGAACGGGCGTCGCGTCGCGGACTCCTCGACAGGCTCCGCGCCTCGCCGTTCCTGTCGCAACTGCTCGCGAACCGCCTCGCGCTGGTCGGCATCGGCATCATCCTCGGGATGGTGCTCGTCGCCGTCTACGCCCGCGTCTTCTACGACGTCGGCGCGCTCGCGAACTCCCGGCTCGGCGGCACCGTCCCGAGCCGCGCGCCCCCGTCGTGGGCGGGCGGAACCGCACAGACCGGCCTGTTCGGCACCGACGCGGCCGCCCGCGACATCTTCCGGCGGACGATGTACGGCTCGTGGCTCGCCCTGAAGTTCGGCACCGTCACGGTCGCCGCGTCGACGACGCTCGGCGTCTCGCTCGGCATCCTCGCGGCGTACTACGGCGACGTGGCCGACAACGTCATCATGCGCACGATGGACGTGCTGCTCGCGTTCCCGTCGCTGCTGCTCGCGCTCGCGCTCGTCGCCATCTTCGGCGCCGGACTGTGGAAGGTGACGATCGCGCTCACGCTGGTCTACACGCCGCGGTTCGCCCGCGTCGTCCGCGGGGCCGCGCTGAAGGTGCTCGAGGACGAGTACATCGACGCCACCGTCGCGCTCGGCGCGAAGGACCCGCGGGTGCTCGTCCGGCACGTCCTGCCGAACTCGCTCGCGCCCATCACCGTCCAGTCCACGCTCAACTTCGGGCTGGCCATCATCGACATCGCGGCGCTGTCGTTCCTCGGCTTCGGCGCGCAGGCCGGCGCCCCCTCCTGGGGGCTGATGCTCGCCCGCGGCGTCGAGAACGGCCTGCTCACCGGGAAGTGGTGGATGTCGTTCTTCCCCGGGCTGTTCCTGGCGCTCACAGTCCTCGGGTTCAACCTGCTCGGCGACGGGATGCGCGACGCGCTCGACCCCCGGATGCGCGACACGGTGGACTGA
- a CDS encoding DUF7268 family protein: MPSAGAVDPLAARLRLVGRALLVGTVVGLLAGVVAVSLFSPRTVRTVFALGALALGFGVLGWSGSVMAGRGIETMHRYMDTGSDWTEEKSRRAMARVGGAGAGVMVGSGLVDAVVTL; this comes from the coding sequence ATGCCGTCCGCCGGCGCGGTCGACCCGCTCGCCGCTCGACTTCGACTGGTCGGCCGTGCGCTGCTGGTCGGCACCGTCGTCGGTCTCCTCGCCGGCGTGGTCGCAGTCTCGCTGTTCTCGCCGCGAACCGTCCGCACGGTGTTCGCGCTCGGCGCGCTCGCGCTGGGGTTCGGCGTGCTCGGTTGGTCCGGGTCGGTGATGGCCGGCCGCGGAATCGAGACGATGCATCGGTACATGGACACCGGGTCGGACTGGACCGAGGAGAAGTCGCGCCGCGCGATGGCCCGCGTCGGGGGCGCGGGCGCGGGCGTGATGGTCGGGTCGGGGCTGGTCGACGCTGTCGTGACGCTCTGA
- a CDS encoding dihydroorotase gives MLFQQATLADGRVGDVRVADGEIDAVADAGTLDPGADESVVDADGKHLLPGAVDVHVHFREPGFPHKEDWTTGSGSAAAGGVTTVVDQPNTDPPTTTGAAFDGKADLASKSLVDYGLNGGVTPDWDPESLFDRPLFALGEVFLADSTGDMGIEADLFADAAARAAEHDVTVTVHAEDADLFDRTARERDDADAWSAFRTPEAEAAAVERALEVGGESGADVHVAHTSTPEGVDAASDAGATCEVTPHHLFLSREDLPELGTFGRMNPPLRDEARREALLERVRDGTVDVVATDHAPHTRGEKDAGIWEAPSGVPGVETMLPLLLNEVREGRMGLERVRDLVAANPADVFDLPRKGRVEAGRDADLLLVDLDEAREIRGADLHSKCGWTPFEGFEGVFPELTLVRGSVVYDGRDGRDGRSGSGGEGGEQFGDAVGQNVRT, from the coding sequence ATGCTGTTCCAGCAGGCCACGCTCGCGGACGGTCGAGTCGGGGACGTCCGGGTCGCCGACGGGGAGATCGACGCGGTCGCGGACGCCGGCACGCTCGACCCCGGGGCGGACGAGTCGGTCGTCGACGCCGACGGCAAACACCTCCTCCCGGGCGCCGTCGACGTCCACGTCCACTTCCGGGAGCCGGGGTTCCCCCACAAGGAGGACTGGACGACCGGGTCCGGATCCGCGGCCGCGGGCGGCGTGACGACCGTCGTCGACCAGCCGAACACCGACCCGCCGACCACGACCGGCGCGGCGTTCGACGGGAAGGCGGACCTCGCGTCGAAGTCGCTCGTCGACTACGGGCTGAACGGCGGCGTCACGCCCGACTGGGACCCCGAGTCGCTGTTCGACCGGCCGCTGTTCGCGCTGGGGGAGGTGTTCCTCGCCGACTCCACCGGCGACATGGGGATCGAGGCCGACCTGTTCGCCGACGCCGCCGCGCGGGCCGCGGAGCACGACGTGACCGTCACGGTCCACGCGGAGGACGCGGACCTGTTCGACCGGACCGCGAGGGAGCGCGACGACGCCGACGCCTGGAGCGCCTTCCGGACCCCCGAGGCCGAGGCCGCCGCGGTCGAGCGCGCGCTGGAGGTCGGCGGCGAGTCCGGGGCGGACGTCCACGTCGCCCACACCTCGACGCCGGAAGGGGTCGACGCCGCCAGCGACGCGGGCGCGACCTGCGAGGTGACGCCACACCACCTGTTCCTCTCGCGCGAGGACCTCCCAGAACTCGGCACGTTCGGACGGATGAACCCGCCGCTCAGGGACGAGGCGCGGCGCGAGGCCCTGCTGGAGCGGGTCCGCGACGGGACGGTCGACGTCGTCGCCACCGACCACGCGCCCCACACCCGCGGGGAGAAGGACGCCGGCATCTGGGAGGCGCCGTCGGGAGTGCCGGGCGTCGAGACGATGCTGCCGCTCCTGCTGAACGAGGTCCGCGAGGGCCGGATGGGGCTCGAACGGGTCCGCGACCTGGTGGCGGCGAACCCCGCCGACGTCTTCGACCTGCCGCGGAAGGGCCGGGTCGAGGCGGGCCGGGACGCCGACCTCCTGCTGGTCGACCTGGACGAGGCGCGGGAGATCCGCGGCGCCGACCTCCACTCGAAGTGCGGGTGGACGCCGTTCGAGGGGTTCGAGGGCGTGTTCCCCGAACTGACGCTGGTTCGCGGGAGCGTCGTGTACGACGGTCGGGACGGACGCGACGGACGCAGCGGGAGCGGCGGAGAAGGCGGGGAGCAGTTCGGCGACGCCGTCGGGCAGAACGTCCGGACGTAG
- a CDS encoding lipoate--protein ligase family protein: protein MLAETAGSGEPSLRVWAPGRLVAFGRRDASEDGYADAKRAAEERGFLPTGRSVGGRAVAYADSTLAFARAVPLADVRRGMDDRYDAAVRTVVEALRGLDADVEPGEPPRSYCPGDHSVRVAGGGKVAGLAQRVRRGAALVSGCVTVAEEETIRDVLVPVYGALDVPFDPESVGSVAAAGGSSDPDVVRDALESAFVADREAVRLDVADLPTDDG from the coding sequence ATGCTCGCCGAGACCGCCGGGAGCGGCGAGCCGTCGCTGCGCGTCTGGGCGCCCGGCCGACTGGTCGCGTTCGGTCGACGGGACGCCAGCGAGGACGGCTACGCGGACGCGAAGCGAGCGGCCGAGGAGCGGGGGTTCCTCCCGACCGGGCGCTCGGTCGGCGGCCGGGCGGTCGCGTACGCCGACTCGACGCTCGCGTTCGCCCGCGCCGTCCCGCTGGCGGACGTGCGCCGGGGGATGGACGACCGGTACGACGCGGCCGTCCGTACCGTCGTCGAGGCGCTCCGCGGCCTCGACGCCGACGTGGAACCCGGCGAACCGCCCCGCTCGTACTGCCCCGGCGACCACTCCGTCCGCGTCGCCGGCGGCGGGAAGGTCGCCGGACTCGCCCAGCGCGTCCGGCGGGGCGCCGCGCTCGTCTCCGGGTGCGTGACGGTGGCCGAGGAGGAGACCATCCGCGACGTGCTCGTCCCGGTGTACGGCGCCCTGGACGTCCCGTTCGACCCCGAGTCGGTCGGCTCGGTCGCCGCGGCGGGCGGCTCGTCGGACCCCGACGTCGTCCGCGACGCGCTCGAATCGGCCTTCGTCGCCGACCGCGAGGCGGTTCGACTCGACGTGGCCGACCTCCCGACCGACGACGGCTGA
- a CDS encoding DUF7112 family protein, translated as MSDRVASDAAAVTTFRAHLARSGGTRLPCLRVPDGTKLASGDEIRLVLDGESRHARVEGDADGLLIRGAYDNRRLLRNPGEGENRLVEWCREHGREAGDAVDFDGVDPGYLYGLRVPGERTVYEVTGRPDEGLQDIADSLLGDE; from the coding sequence ATGTCCGACAGAGTCGCCAGCGACGCCGCGGCCGTCACGACCTTCCGCGCGCACCTCGCGCGCTCGGGCGGCACGCGCCTCCCGTGTCTCCGGGTTCCGGACGGGACGAAACTCGCGTCCGGCGACGAGATACGGCTCGTGCTCGACGGCGAGTCGCGACACGCCCGGGTCGAGGGCGACGCCGACGGTCTCCTGATCCGGGGTGCGTACGACAACCGACGGCTGCTGCGGAACCCCGGAGAGGGGGAGAACCGGCTGGTGGAGTGGTGCCGCGAGCACGGCCGCGAGGCCGGGGACGCGGTCGACTTCGACGGGGTCGACCCGGGATACCTCTACGGCCTCCGGGTGCCCGGCGAACGGACCGTGTACGAGGTGACGGGCCGGCCGGACGAGGGCCTGCAGGACATCGCCGACTCGCTGCTGGGCGACGAGTAG
- a CDS encoding DUF5807 family protein, whose translation MSKLDEFLAGERLDDVAIFLTHEFLDSQGRIANMGEAVEGGVVLVVPGDDGRAAFASGTGMDPMEFAREAMDGEGEIDHGLTGGSCDEGHEVELIFAFAEAENPDVGGLYAEGDVMHAYAQCSEGHAFSEKWIVGDGA comes from the coding sequence ATGAGCAAACTCGACGAGTTCCTCGCCGGCGAGCGCCTGGACGACGTGGCCATCTTCCTCACCCACGAGTTCCTCGACTCGCAGGGGAGGATCGCAAACATGGGCGAGGCCGTGGAGGGCGGGGTCGTCCTCGTCGTCCCCGGCGACGACGGGCGGGCCGCGTTCGCCTCGGGCACCGGCATGGACCCGATGGAGTTCGCCCGCGAGGCGATGGACGGCGAGGGGGAGATCGACCACGGGCTGACCGGGGGGAGCTGCGACGAGGGACACGAGGTCGAACTCATCTTCGCGTTCGCGGAGGCGGAGAACCCGGACGTCGGCGGCCTCTACGCCGAGGGCGACGTGATGCACGCGTACGCCCAGTGTTCCGAGGGGCACGCGTTCTCGGAGAAGTGGATCGTCGGCGACGGGGCCTGA
- a CDS encoding DHH family phosphoesterase codes for MEDELIDTDSLSLERKSKLPGKGFFYPDSLDEERREERAVEALEGAEAVIVTDSDADGLGCVALIREVYDAALDVVPFEEDLRERLADEDDTDDGEADEEREESPVALLPSGPHSFEEDLGYVAEYLEAGTDVFVCDISTDAFEYVEDDLRTIVERAGSFRWFDHHQWDEGVEAAVRDLGIDLVVGDSEEECSTDVTLRSLEYDFPERFTELARVTRDHDLWLKEDERSDDVADYAYWTDAEEYVAVVGAYGVDLPEPVVEYITERRVEKELLIEKAVERAEAHEVGDWRVGVTYGRCSQNEVAEALRGQGMDAAVIVKPAGSASIRGSEGFRRAHEVAGQVNGGGHPQAAGCKPDVYDDMLDYAHHWTTEGAATKRVILAAFERVAEDAAADREGGTDGDGTDGDEPAE; via the coding sequence ATGGAAGACGAACTCATCGACACCGACTCCCTCTCGCTGGAGCGCAAATCGAAGCTCCCGGGGAAGGGCTTCTTCTACCCCGACTCGCTGGACGAGGAGCGTCGGGAGGAGCGCGCCGTGGAGGCGCTGGAGGGCGCCGAGGCCGTGATCGTCACCGACTCCGACGCGGACGGCCTCGGCTGCGTCGCGCTGATCCGGGAGGTGTACGACGCGGCGCTCGACGTCGTCCCGTTCGAGGAGGACCTGCGCGAGCGACTCGCCGACGAGGACGACACCGACGACGGAGAAGCGGACGAGGAGCGCGAGGAGTCCCCCGTCGCGCTGCTCCCCTCCGGCCCGCACTCCTTCGAGGAGGACCTCGGCTACGTCGCCGAGTACCTCGAAGCCGGGACGGACGTGTTCGTCTGTGACATCTCCACTGACGCCTTCGAGTACGTCGAGGACGACCTCCGTACGATCGTCGAGCGTGCGGGGTCGTTCCGGTGGTTCGACCACCACCAGTGGGACGAGGGGGTCGAAGCGGCGGTCCGCGACCTGGGCATCGACCTCGTCGTCGGCGACAGCGAGGAGGAGTGCTCGACCGACGTCACGCTCCGGTCGCTCGAGTACGACTTTCCGGAGCGGTTCACGGAACTCGCGCGGGTCACCCGGGACCACGACCTCTGGCTGAAGGAGGACGAGCGCAGCGACGACGTCGCGGACTACGCCTACTGGACCGACGCCGAGGAGTACGTGGCGGTCGTCGGCGCCTACGGCGTCGACCTCCCCGAACCGGTCGTGGAGTACATCACCGAGCGGCGGGTCGAGAAGGAACTGCTGATCGAGAAGGCCGTCGAGCGCGCCGAGGCCCACGAGGTCGGCGACTGGCGGGTCGGCGTCACCTACGGCCGCTGCTCGCAGAACGAGGTCGCCGAGGCGCTCCGGGGGCAGGGGATGGACGCCGCCGTGATCGTCAAGCCGGCCGGCAGCGCGTCGATCCGCGGCTCCGAGGGTTTCCGTCGGGCCCACGAGGTCGCCGGGCAGGTGAACGGCGGCGGCCACCCGCAGGCGGCAGGGTGCAAGCCGGACGTGTACGACGACATGCTGGACTACGCCCACCACTGGACCACCGAGGGCGCGGCGACGAAGCGAGTCATCCTCGCGGCGTTCGAGCGCGTCGCCGAGGACGCGGCGGCGGACCGCGAGGGCGGAACGGACGGCGACGGTACGGACGGCGACGAACCGGCCGAGTGA
- a CDS encoding universal stress protein gives MIDTIVIATDGSESVGRAVDVALDLAGKFDAAVHALYVVDAGEVDSSPDAVREDMRHALQERGGEAIVGVQKRTDRDVTAVVREGRPANEIAEYAREIGADLVATGTRGRHGENRFLIGSVAERVVRTCPTPVLTVRQLEDEGFEGVEAA, from the coding sequence ATGATCGACACCATCGTCATCGCCACCGACGGCTCCGAGAGCGTCGGGCGGGCGGTGGACGTCGCGCTCGACCTGGCGGGGAAGTTCGACGCGGCGGTCCACGCGCTCTACGTCGTCGACGCCGGCGAGGTCGACTCCTCGCCGGACGCCGTGCGCGAGGACATGCGCCACGCGCTCCAGGAGCGCGGCGGCGAGGCCATCGTCGGCGTCCAGAAGCGGACCGACCGCGACGTGACCGCCGTGGTCCGGGAGGGCCGGCCCGCCAACGAGATCGCCGAGTACGCCCGCGAGATCGGCGCCGACCTGGTCGCGACGGGCACCCGGGGACGCCACGGCGAGAACCGCTTTCTCATCGGCAGCGTCGCCGAGCGCGTCGTCCGAACCTGCCCGACGCCGGTGCTGACGGTCCGGCAACTCGAGGACGAGGGGTTCGAGGGCGTCGAGGCCGCCTGA
- a CDS encoding TIGR00296 family protein has translation MSEAQTVRLTYEDGDRAVELAREAVESYVLHGQREHPGSMRDAFYARTGAFVRLQSTRGRRRMRGCAGSYRGKEQLGHAIVDAAIKAASSDTGGSEVEPKELDSILVSACVVSNVTLTNDPVADLELGRHGVAIDHGEKHGWLYPTIPVENGWSKEQFLSRVCRKAKLAPTAWQEEETMVTLIDGQVFRERDDGGSVEQL, from the coding sequence ATGTCCGAGGCGCAGACCGTTCGACTCACCTACGAGGACGGTGATCGCGCGGTCGAACTCGCTCGGGAAGCGGTCGAATCGTACGTTCTCCACGGGCAGCGCGAACACCCGGGAAGCATGCGCGACGCCTTCTACGCCCGCACCGGCGCCTTCGTCCGCCTCCAGTCGACCCGCGGCCGCCGCCGGATGCGCGGCTGTGCCGGGTCGTATCGGGGGAAGGAACAGCTCGGTCACGCCATCGTCGACGCGGCCATCAAGGCGGCCTCGTCCGACACGGGCGGCTCCGAGGTCGAACCGAAGGAGCTGGACTCGATCCTCGTCTCCGCCTGCGTCGTCTCCAACGTCACGCTCACCAACGACCCCGTCGCCGACCTGGAACTCGGTCGCCACGGCGTCGCCATCGACCACGGCGAGAAGCACGGCTGGCTCTACCCGACGATCCCGGTCGAGAACGGCTGGAGCAAGGAGCAGTTCCTCTCACGGGTCTGCCGGAAGGCGAAACTGGCGCCGACCGCGTGGCAGGAGGAGGAGACCATGGTGACGCTCATCGACGGGCAGGTGTTCCGCGAGCGCGACGACGGCGGCAGCGTCGAACAGCTGTAA
- a CDS encoding MBL fold metallo-hydrolase: MEPGDVEAVPGCTDLYYLDTGMYDTPNYGTVYVLDAERPAVVDTGIGTNREYLFDALEELGVTPDLILPTHVHLDHAGGVGFLAERYPDATVRVHEVGAPHLVDPDRLIEGTKAAVGEQWEFYIDPKPVPEDRIDPLSGGETLDLGDRDLDVHHAPGHAPHQVFFHDRGDDVVFTGDAAGIYVPAYDEIKETTPPSTFDLDACHGDVDAIRELDPRVLCFGHFGPREFDDGMLAEYKRTLLEWVEAVRRKREGLDDDEAVVEHFAAHAPERFVDLWGERKARAEERLNARGVLAYLDYVERQTEQG, translated from the coding sequence ATGGAACCCGGCGACGTCGAGGCGGTCCCCGGCTGTACCGACCTGTACTACCTGGACACGGGGATGTACGACACCCCGAACTACGGGACAGTGTACGTCCTCGACGCCGAGCGGCCGGCCGTCGTCGACACGGGCATCGGCACGAACCGCGAGTACCTCTTCGACGCGCTGGAGGAACTGGGCGTCACCCCCGACCTGATCCTCCCGACGCACGTCCATCTCGACCACGCGGGCGGCGTCGGCTTCCTCGCCGAGCGTTACCCCGACGCGACGGTCCGGGTCCACGAGGTCGGGGCCCCGCACCTCGTGGACCCGGACCGATTGATCGAGGGGACGAAGGCCGCCGTCGGCGAGCAGTGGGAGTTCTACATCGACCCGAAGCCCGTCCCCGAGGACCGGATCGACCCGCTCTCGGGCGGCGAGACGCTCGACCTGGGCGACCGCGACCTCGACGTCCACCACGCACCCGGCCATGCGCCCCACCAGGTGTTCTTCCACGACCGCGGCGACGACGTCGTCTTCACGGGCGACGCGGCCGGCATCTACGTCCCCGCGTACGACGAGATCAAGGAGACGACGCCGCCCTCGACGTTCGATCTCGACGCCTGCCACGGGGACGTCGACGCGATCCGCGAGCTCGACCCCCGCGTCCTCTGTTTCGGCCACTTCGGTCCCCGCGAGTTCGACGACGGGATGCTCGCCGAGTACAAGCGCACCCTCCTGGAGTGGGTCGAGGCGGTTCGGCGGAAGCGCGAGGGACTCGACGACGACGAGGCGGTCGTCGAGCACTTCGCCGCCCACGCGCCCGAGCGGTTCGTCGACCTCTGGGGCGAGCGGAAGGCCCGAGCGGAGGAGCGACTGAACGCCCGCGGCGTGCTGGCGTATCTGGACTACGTCGAGCGGCAGACGGAGCAGGGATGA